From one Myxococcales bacterium genomic stretch:
- a CDS encoding PAS domain S-box protein, which translates to MLELDASRSRTLLGPYLETLIDGKNEWSIERVTQEPLTARFAPSHDKVPNFGLTHAAVWARFTIHNRTERALTRYLICEMPVLQTLDAFFPLGDGRYQQKTVDFRRPFRDREIDKRQAVFSFHLAPGERQEIYLRFVSQDPLLLWASVWDPRTFEEYDRGFLLIVGVGLGILFGLLLFNLTLLIALRNIDYLYYLIFLLSFVLYQLCLSGLTHQYIWPNRPWLAQYGPVLFGGLTICFGMEFFRRFLNIRNYLPQWDGVFKLIIVLAPILTAMGLIDYSIAVWALMLLTILLFPFLLFVTLASWRRDNPLAPPFLLAWTFYLGGGVVFGLLVSGSLLPGAISMNGVWIGFFLGCVVLSLAKAERLLRRRHSYAKEAATLKKLQEEQKESERRFRLLADNSSDVIWMATLPELRLTYISPSSRRLFGFSPEEMIGHELGDFIGPASAANTREVLKSELAKPADQRSTSLQFAISIISKQGAVLEVEIATSWIPGERGEPVALQGSIRDVTERNHAANHLAKSEERYRLLAENLTDVIWSMDLNFRYTYISPSVQAMLGFSVREMLALPLDRQMTSLSYQRFIQALTEELEANAARYLEPHGHRAVEIELYRRDGLTLWAETRLTFLRGPDGRPRGVMGLTRDITERKEAEERDRKNARDLAILSETAMAFAGLSHEGEIYEVIGEQLQRIVTPAITLVNEFEEGSESVVCRTVHGIGWRMESVVEFLGMSPIGMNFPRPSEETRRDLLSGRLFSLPAEKYLAFFSQLNKAMIPVVSRTFDLERIYVVGLNWQGKLYGSMVVVPRLGTEINLNLVETFAHQASITLQRIRAERRSLALEAQLFQAQKMEAIGRLAGGVAHDFNNLLTGIAGNVSLAEMIIPREHQAAENLVEIGRAVERAAALTKQLLAFSRKQIIEPKVVDLNQVVENLRKMLGRLIGEDIELQLKLDPSIGLVLVDPTQIEQIIINLAVNARDAMPDGGRLTIATGEFAPTAKDREKRPQLVAAGYVMLSVADNGCGIEPELLGKIFEPFFTTKAKGKGTGLGLATVYGIVAQHNGDIEVESTPHQGSVFRILLPRLAAGPEVEATGGGDEVLPTGRETILLVEDEDMVRETTEKQLSRLGYRVLSAANGDDALRILLTVKNEVDLMLTDVIMPGMNGRELADRAQEYQPTLRVLFTSGYTDDHIVSQGVLEPNLHFLAKPYSVFGLAQKVRQVLDQGSLSIR; encoded by the coding sequence GTGTTGGAGCTGGACGCGAGCCGGTCGCGGACCCTACTTGGCCCTTACCTCGAAACCCTGATCGACGGAAAAAATGAATGGTCGATCGAGCGGGTGACGCAAGAGCCGCTGACCGCGCGGTTTGCGCCCAGCCACGACAAGGTTCCCAACTTCGGTTTGACGCACGCGGCGGTCTGGGCGCGCTTCACCATCCACAATCGTACCGAACGGGCGCTCACCCGCTATCTCATTTGCGAGATGCCGGTGTTGCAGACGCTGGACGCCTTTTTCCCCCTGGGCGACGGTCGTTATCAGCAAAAGACGGTTGATTTCCGGCGGCCGTTTCGGGATCGTGAAATCGACAAGCGGCAAGCGGTTTTTTCCTTCCACCTGGCGCCCGGCGAACGGCAGGAAATCTATCTGCGCTTCGTCAGCCAGGATCCGCTGCTGCTGTGGGCCTCGGTCTGGGATCCGCGGACCTTCGAGGAATACGATCGCGGTTTTCTGTTGATCGTCGGCGTCGGTCTGGGGATCCTGTTCGGCTTGCTGTTGTTCAACCTGACGCTGCTGATCGCGCTGCGCAACATCGACTACCTTTACTACCTGATTTTTCTGCTGTCCTTCGTGCTCTATCAGCTTTGCCTGAGCGGTTTGACGCACCAATACATCTGGCCCAATCGCCCGTGGCTGGCGCAATACGGGCCGGTGCTTTTCGGCGGCCTGACGATTTGTTTCGGCATGGAATTTTTCCGGCGCTTTCTCAACATCCGGAACTACCTGCCGCAATGGGACGGAGTCTTCAAGCTCATCATCGTGTTGGCGCCGATCCTGACGGCCATGGGACTGATCGATTATTCGATCGCGGTCTGGGCGCTGATGCTGCTGACGATCCTGCTTTTTCCTTTCCTGCTTTTCGTCACCCTGGCGTCCTGGCGCCGCGACAATCCGCTGGCCCCGCCGTTTCTGCTGGCCTGGACGTTCTACCTGGGCGGCGGCGTGGTGTTCGGGCTGTTAGTGTCGGGCAGCCTGTTGCCCGGTGCGATAAGCATGAACGGTGTCTGGATCGGTTTTTTCCTCGGCTGTGTCGTCCTGTCGCTCGCGAAAGCCGAACGGTTGCTGCGCCGGCGACACAGCTACGCCAAGGAAGCGGCGACGCTGAAAAAATTGCAGGAGGAGCAAAAGGAAAGCGAGCGCCGTTTCCGCCTGCTGGCGGACAATTCATCCGATGTGATCTGGATGGCGACGCTGCCGGAACTGCGTTTGACGTATATCAGCCCTTCGTCCCGCCGGCTCTTCGGCTTCTCGCCCGAGGAAATGATCGGTCATGAACTGGGCGATTTCATCGGGCCCGCCTCGGCGGCCAACACCCGCGAGGTGCTGAAAAGCGAGTTGGCCAAGCCGGCCGACCAACGCTCCACTTCGCTGCAATTCGCGATTTCCATCATTTCCAAGCAGGGCGCGGTCCTCGAGGTGGAAATCGCCACTTCCTGGATTCCGGGCGAGCGCGGCGAGCCGGTGGCGTTGCAGGGCAGCATCCGCGACGTGACCGAGCGGAATCACGCGGCGAATCACCTGGCGAAGAGCGAGGAACGCTACCGCCTGCTGGCCGAAAACCTCACCGACGTCATCTGGAGCATGGACCTGAATTTCCGTTACACCTACATCAGCCCGTCGGTGCAGGCGATGTTGGGCTTTTCGGTGCGGGAAATGCTGGCGCTGCCGCTGGACCGGCAAATGACGTCGCTTTCGTATCAACGGTTCATCCAGGCCTTGACCGAGGAATTGGAGGCCAACGCCGCGCGCTACCTGGAACCGCACGGTCACCGCGCGGTGGAGATCGAACTGTATCGCCGGGACGGCCTGACGTTGTGGGCGGAGACGCGCCTGACGTTCCTGCGTGGGCCCGACGGCCGGCCGCGCGGCGTGATGGGCCTGACGCGCGACATCACCGAGCGCAAGGAAGCCGAGGAGCGCGATCGCAAAAACGCCCGCGACCTGGCGATTCTTTCCGAAACCGCGATGGCCTTCGCCGGGTTGTCCCACGAAGGTGAAATCTACGAAGTGATCGGCGAGCAACTGCAGCGCATCGTGACGCCGGCCATCACCCTGGTCAACGAATTCGAGGAGGGGTCCGAGAGCGTGGTCTGCCGGACCGTCCACGGCATCGGCTGGCGGATGGAGAGCGTCGTCGAGTTCCTGGGCATGAGCCCGATCGGCATGAACTTTCCTCGGCCCAGCGAAGAGACGCGGCGCGATCTGTTGAGCGGCCGGCTGTTCTCGTTGCCTGCTGAAAAGTATCTGGCGTTTTTCAGCCAACTGAACAAAGCCATGATCCCCGTCGTCAGCCGGACGTTCGACCTGGAGCGGATCTATGTCGTCGGGCTGAATTGGCAAGGCAAGCTCTACGGCAGCATGGTGGTGGTGCCGCGGCTGGGAACCGAAATCAACCTGAACCTGGTCGAAACCTTCGCCCACCAGGCGTCGATCACCTTGCAGCGCATTCGCGCCGAACGGCGCTCGCTGGCGCTCGAAGCGCAACTCTTCCAGGCGCAGAAGATGGAAGCCATCGGCCGGCTGGCCGGCGGCGTGGCGCACGACTTCAACAACCTGCTGACCGGCATCGCCGGCAACGTTTCCCTGGCGGAGATGATCATTCCCCGCGAACATCAGGCGGCGGAGAATCTGGTCGAGATCGGCCGGGCGGTCGAGCGCGCCGCCGCGCTGACCAAGCAGCTCCTGGCGTTCAGTCGCAAGCAAATCATCGAACCGAAAGTGGTCGACCTGAATCAGGTCGTGGAAAACCTGCGGAAAATGCTGGGGCGGCTCATCGGCGAGGATATCGAACTGCAATTGAAGCTCGACCCGTCCATCGGCCTGGTCCTGGTCGATCCCACGCAGATCGAGCAGATCATCATCAATCTGGCGGTGAACGCCCGCGACGCGATGCCCGACGGCGGCCGGCTGACGATCGCCACCGGCGAGTTCGCGCCGACCGCGAAGGATCGCGAGAAAAGGCCGCAGCTCGTCGCCGCCGGTTACGTGATGCTGTCGGTGGCCGACAACGGGTGCGGCATCGAGCCGGAGTTGCTGGGGAAGATTTTCGAGCCGTTCTTCACCACCAAGGCCAAGGGCAAAGGCACCGGTCTGGGCCTGGCGACGGTTTACGGCATCGTGGCCCAACACAACGGTGACATCGAGGTGGAATCGACGCCCCACCAAGGTTCCGTATTCCGGATTCTGCTGCCGCGGTTGGCGGCAGGACCGGAAGTCGAAGCGACCGGCGGCGGTGACGAGGTTCTGCCGACGGGCCGCGAGACGATCTTGCTGGTCGAGGACGAGGACATGGTGCGCGAAACCACCGAGAAGCAATTGAGCCGGCTCGGCTATCGCGTTCTGTCGGCGGCCAACGGCGACGACGCCTTGCGGATTTTATTGACGGTGAAAAACGAGGTGGACCTGATGCTCACCGACGTGATCATGCCGGGGATGAACGGCCGCGAACTGGCGGACCGGGCGCAAGAGTATCAGCCCACGCTCCGGGTGCTGTTTACTTCCGGCTACACCGACGACCACATCGTCAGCCAAGGCGTTCTGGAGCCCAATTTGCACTTCCTCGCCAAACCCTATTCGGTGTTCGGCCTGGCGCAAAAAGTCCGGCAGGTGCTGGATCAGGGTTCGTTGTCGATCCGGTAG
- the clpB gene encoding ATP-dependent chaperone ClpB encodes MISFEKMTVKLREAVAGAESLARENGNPEILAAHLFAVLLDQEEGLIRPILEKLGTSPDALKADVREVIDRLPKAHGAEVHAGHEFSVLFDAAQKIADQMKDDYLSAEHLLLAVAGGAGKSLQAAFRKHGIRTDDLLKALMEVRGSHRVTDSDPEAKFQALEKYCQDLTELARQGKLDPVIGRDEEIRRAIQVLSRRTKNNPVLIGEPGVGKTAIVEGIAQRIVAGDVPESLKDKRALALDLGALVAGAKYRGEFEDRLKAVLKEIAAAQGRVILFIDELHTVVGAGAAEGAQDAANMLKPALARGQLHCIGATTLDEYRKHIEKDKALERRFQPVFIGEPSVEDTIAILRGIKEKYEVHHGIRIQDAALVAAARLSARYIADRFLPDKAIDLVDEAASRLKMEIESVPTPIDDIQRRVVRLQVERQALLMEKHKDKSRLAELDEEIKALQKQTDEMKARWQRQRDLVGRIRQVNEESDQLKTEMENARRVGDLQRAAELEYGRLPELGKRLASLQNELKQEQQAGAFVREEVTDEDIAFVISKWTGIPLSKMLETESGRLLKMEERLRARLVGQDEAVSRVAKAIRLSRAGIADPNRPIGSFLFLGPTGVGKTELARSLAEFLFDDERAMVRLDMSEYMEKHTVSRLIGAPPGYVGYDEGGQLTEAVRRRPYSVVLLDEIEKAHTDVFNVLLQVLDDGRLTDGHGRTVDFRNTILILTSNVGSQYMLELDDRAEIERLANEALRATFRPEFLNRVDAILIFNRLGKDDIRRIVDIQLARYEKLLAAREIVLDLSARAKDRLAEIGYDPAYGARPLKRAIQEHVLEPLSEKIIAGEIKTGQQVKVDFKEGEFRFK; translated from the coding sequence ATGATTTCTTTCGAAAAAATGACCGTCAAACTGCGCGAGGCCGTGGCCGGGGCGGAAAGCCTCGCCCGTGAAAACGGCAACCCGGAAATCCTGGCGGCGCACCTATTTGCCGTGCTGCTCGATCAGGAAGAAGGCCTGATCAGGCCGATTCTGGAAAAACTCGGCACTTCGCCCGACGCGTTGAAGGCCGATGTGCGCGAGGTGATCGATCGCCTGCCCAAGGCGCACGGGGCCGAGGTCCATGCCGGCCACGAATTCAGCGTGCTGTTCGACGCCGCGCAGAAAATCGCCGACCAGATGAAGGACGACTACCTTTCGGCCGAGCACCTGCTGCTGGCCGTCGCGGGCGGCGCGGGCAAATCGCTGCAGGCCGCTTTTCGCAAGCACGGCATCCGCACCGACGACCTGCTCAAGGCCCTGATGGAAGTGCGCGGCTCGCACCGCGTCACCGATTCCGACCCGGAGGCGAAGTTCCAGGCGCTTGAAAAATATTGTCAGGACCTGACCGAACTGGCCCGCCAGGGCAAGCTCGATCCGGTGATCGGCCGCGACGAGGAAATCCGCCGCGCCATCCAGGTGCTGTCGCGCCGGACGAAAAACAACCCGGTGCTGATCGGCGAACCCGGCGTCGGCAAGACGGCCATTGTCGAAGGTATCGCCCAACGGATCGTCGCCGGCGACGTGCCCGAGAGCCTGAAGGACAAGCGCGCCCTGGCGCTGGATCTCGGCGCGCTGGTGGCCGGCGCCAAATACCGCGGCGAATTCGAAGACCGGCTCAAGGCCGTGCTGAAGGAAATCGCCGCCGCCCAGGGACGGGTCATCTTGTTTATCGACGAACTGCATACGGTCGTTGGGGCCGGCGCGGCCGAGGGCGCGCAGGACGCGGCCAACATGCTCAAGCCCGCCCTGGCGCGCGGCCAACTGCACTGCATCGGCGCCACCACGCTGGACGAATACCGCAAGCACATCGAAAAGGATAAAGCGCTCGAACGCCGCTTCCAGCCCGTTTTTATCGGCGAGCCGTCGGTCGAGGACACCATCGCCATCCTGCGCGGCATCAAGGAAAAGTACGAGGTGCATCACGGCATCCGCATCCAGGACGCGGCGCTGGTGGCGGCGGCGCGGCTATCGGCGCGCTACATCGCCGACCGCTTTCTGCCCGACAAGGCCATCGACCTGGTCGACGAAGCGGCCAGTCGGCTGAAGATGGAAATCGAAAGCGTGCCCACGCCGATCGACGATATCCAGCGCCGGGTCGTGCGGCTACAGGTCGAGCGGCAGGCGCTGTTGATGGAAAAACACAAGGACAAGAGCCGCCTCGCCGAGCTGGACGAGGAAATCAAGGCCTTGCAGAAACAGACGGACGAAATGAAGGCGCGGTGGCAGCGGCAGCGCGACCTGGTCGGCCGGATTCGCCAGGTCAACGAGGAGAGCGATCAACTGAAAACCGAGATGGAAAACGCGCGGCGCGTCGGCGATCTGCAGCGGGCCGCCGAGCTGGAATACGGCCGGTTGCCGGAATTGGGCAAACGGCTGGCTTCGTTGCAAAACGAACTGAAGCAAGAACAACAAGCCGGCGCTTTCGTGCGCGAGGAAGTGACCGACGAGGACATCGCCTTCGTCATTTCCAAATGGACCGGCATTCCGCTGTCGAAAATGCTCGAAACGGAAAGCGGGCGGCTGCTCAAGATGGAAGAGCGCCTGCGCGCGCGACTGGTGGGGCAGGACGAGGCCGTGTCGCGCGTCGCCAAAGCCATCCGCCTGTCGCGGGCCGGCATCGCCGATCCCAACCGGCCGATCGGCTCGTTTTTGTTTCTCGGCCCGACGGGCGTGGGCAAGACGGAACTCGCGCGCTCGCTGGCCGAGTTCCTGTTCGACGACGAGCGCGCCATGGTGCGCCTCGACATGAGCGAATACATGGAAAAGCACACCGTCAGCCGGCTGATCGGCGCGCCGCCGGGATACGTCGGCTACGACGAGGGCGGCCAACTCACCGAGGCGGTCCGCCGCCGGCCGTACAGCGTGGTGCTGCTGGATGAGATCGAAAAAGCGCATACCGACGTGTTCAACGTCTTGTTGCAAGTGCTCGACGACGGCCGCCTGACCGACGGCCACGGGCGCACGGTCGATTTCCGCAACACGATCCTGATCCTGACCTCGAACGTCGGCAGTCAGTACATGCTGGAACTCGACGACCGGGCCGAGATCGAACGGCTGGCCAACGAGGCGTTGCGGGCGACGTTCCGCCCCGAGTTCCTCAACCGGGTCGACGCGATCCTGATCTTCAACCGGCTGGGCAAGGACGACATCCGGCGCATCGTGGACATCCAACTGGCGCGGTACGAAAAACTGCTGGCGGCGCGCGAGATCGTTCTGGATCTGTCCGCGCGCGCCAAGGACCGGCTGGCCGAGATCGGCTACGACCCGGCCTACGGCGCCCGGCCGCTCAAACGGGCCATTCAGGAGCACGTGCTGGAGCCGTTGTCCGAAAAAATCATCGCCGGCGAAATCAAAACGGGCCAACAGGTGAAAGTCGATTTCAAGGAGGGCGAGTTCCGGTTCAAGTGA
- a CDS encoding Hsp20/alpha crystallin family protein — MAIIRWNPTREIDTFQREMGRLFNDFWGTRSLNDDNLIGQWSPAVDIFEDTENYLVSVALPGLSQKEIKVNIENNMLTISGERKLDKEDKRENYARIEQFYGTFTRSFSLPNTIAADKVEAHMENGILKVTLPKREETKPKQIEVKVH; from the coding sequence ATGGCAATCATCAGATGGAATCCGACCCGGGAAATCGACACTTTTCAGCGTGAAATGGGCCGCTTGTTCAACGATTTCTGGGGCACCCGCTCCCTCAACGACGACAACCTGATCGGTCAATGGAGCCCGGCGGTCGACATCTTCGAGGACACGGAAAACTACCTGGTTTCCGTCGCCCTCCCCGGTCTGAGCCAGAAGGAGATCAAGGTCAACATCGAGAACAACATGCTGACCATCAGCGGCGAGCGGAAGCTCGACAAGGAAGACAAGCGCGAAAATTACGCGCGGATCGAACAGTTCTACGGCACCTTCACCCGTTCGTTCTCGCTGCCCAACACCATCGCCGCCGACAAGGTCGAGGCGCACATGGAAAACGGCATCCTGAAGGTGACGCTGCCCAAACGCGAGGAGACCAAACCGAAGCAAATCGAAGTGAAAGTCCACTAA
- a CDS encoding B12-binding domain-containing radical SAM protein gives MARIAFCQEFLYSYMSFTALSAALKQAGHQVELFCFSGLSDRPILDDLIRFKPDLVGFSVLTPSRDWSLATAKRIKSRLDTLVIFGNLEAIFHPEVIENSAVDIVCRWEGEAPLLELARRLDRRLSYDDIPGLWVKTSVGIARNDHPGILTDLDAAPFQDLALYDKYSYFRHSRVLPILCGRGCPFNCRYCFNPLLREYYGGRRYLRKRRAERVIEELRRHEADRFFKHVLIVDETMWNDNDWLREFLLLYRRYVHKPIIANYRFGALRDEDFLLMKQAGVEALIVASETGDEEQRRTLLGKNVANEEIIRVCRRLREVGIAVGCSVFFGLPGDRVNDHLRRLAFFRKLNPTYLWSTFFQPYPGLALTADPVVQAALPANVEFHPTYHHDIVLDVPEKERLARLKKIYFLCVKFPRLSSWFMRLTKWDIPLLFSGLFFLHFAYYAKVFERLSFRQYLAHVRLLALKPLWKYILAKN, from the coding sequence ATGGCGAGAATCGCTTTTTGCCAGGAATTTCTTTATTCCTACATGAGTTTCACTGCTCTGTCGGCGGCTCTCAAACAGGCCGGGCATCAGGTTGAATTGTTTTGTTTTTCCGGTTTGTCCGATCGACCGATTCTGGATGATTTGATCCGGTTTAAGCCGGATCTGGTCGGCTTTTCCGTACTTACTCCCAGTCGCGATTGGTCCTTGGCGACGGCAAAACGGATCAAGAGTCGGCTGGATACCCTCGTCATTTTCGGCAATCTTGAAGCAATTTTTCACCCGGAGGTGATTGAAAATTCCGCGGTGGACATCGTCTGCCGCTGGGAAGGCGAGGCGCCGCTGCTGGAATTGGCCCGGCGACTGGACCGGCGACTTTCGTATGACGATATTCCCGGATTGTGGGTTAAAACATCGGTCGGCATCGCACGCAACGACCACCCCGGCATCCTGACGGACCTCGATGCCGCTCCGTTTCAAGACCTCGCCTTGTACGACAAATATTCCTATTTCCGCCACAGCCGGGTTCTGCCAATTCTCTGCGGTCGCGGTTGTCCGTTCAACTGCCGTTATTGTTTCAATCCTCTGTTGCGGGAATATTACGGCGGTCGCCGCTATTTGCGAAAACGCCGTGCGGAGCGGGTCATCGAGGAATTGCGGCGGCATGAGGCCGACCGTTTTTTCAAACACGTGTTGATCGTCGATGAAACGATGTGGAACGACAACGACTGGTTGCGCGAGTTTTTGCTTCTTTATCGTCGGTACGTTCACAAACCGATCATCGCCAACTATCGCTTCGGCGCCTTGCGGGACGAGGATTTTTTACTGATGAAGCAAGCCGGCGTGGAAGCCTTGATTGTCGCGTCGGAAACCGGAGACGAGGAGCAGCGTCGGACGCTTTTAGGAAAAAACGTCGCCAACGAGGAAATCATTCGTGTTTGCCGGCGACTGCGCGAAGTCGGCATCGCCGTCGGGTGCAGTGTTTTTTTCGGCTTACCGGGCGATAGGGTGAACGATCATCTGCGGCGGTTGGCCTTTTTCCGAAAGTTGAACCCGACCTATCTCTGGAGCACCTTTTTTCAACCCTATCCCGGTTTGGCCCTGACCGCGGACCCCGTCGTGCAGGCCGCCTTGCCGGCGAACGTGGAATTCCATCCGACCTATCACCACGACATCGTGCTGGACGTTCCGGAAAAAGAACGGCTGGCGCGGTTGAAAAAAATCTATTTTCTTTGCGTTAAATTCCCCCGCCTTTCGTCGTGGTTCATGCGGTTGACGAAATGGGATATCCCGTTGTTGTTCAGTGGTCTTTTCTTTCTTCATTTTGCCTACTACGCCAAGGTTTTCGAACGTTTGTCCTTTCGCCAATACCTGGCTCACGTGCGCTTGCTGGCGCTCAAACCGCTCTGGAAATATATCCTTGCCAAAAATTAA
- a CDS encoding radical SAM protein, whose translation MKQRVCFVNAPYDGPIAGIWNDVFPPLTILSLAAYVRRERPAIDVSIIDGLRIGPSKAMVEALASPARIFAVTYVSFNASTAYRFINSLKKARPEVIVIAGGTHVTSLENDAFEKSAVDWAAHGEAEETLVELLDLLDGGGDPAKILGLLYREDGRVARTPNRPLMEDINTLPFPARDMVNLRDYSGIYVAHHKHNQHILSGRGCVNNCWFCARTVWKRQKPWQRLRRPDNIVAELREMRDRYGVREYFDMGDEFNSSEKWATETATAIADANLGLDWQTFSRSTPVTDEMAAAMKASGCWLVHLGIESGNQATLNGIGKNITLEQARQAAAIYQRHGIKVVGLFMLFNAWEQDGQFMYEGVKESEQTLAFARSMLKEKLVDSITCSPAMPYPGGLLFDAAMRHSIIPKEKFDDWGIWDHAWNSVMTLPGITMAGKWRVKLKGIWIQSWSLIFSRHLNFSHAIWGRGLGMFKMVFGSMVDGFLKITGKKPSRHFGRYLASFED comes from the coding sequence ATGAAGCAACGCGTTTGTTTCGTTAATGCTCCCTATGACGGACCGATTGCCGGCATTTGGAACGATGTTTTCCCTCCCCTGACCATTCTGTCCTTGGCCGCGTATGTCCGTCGCGAACGCCCCGCGATCGATGTTTCGATTATCGACGGCCTGCGGATCGGACCGAGCAAAGCCATGGTCGAGGCGTTGGCCAGTCCCGCTCGGATTTTTGCGGTCACGTACGTGAGTTTCAATGCCAGCACGGCTTACCGCTTCATCAATTCGTTGAAAAAAGCGCGGCCCGAGGTGATTGTCATCGCCGGCGGAACCCACGTCACCAGCCTTGAAAACGATGCGTTTGAAAAAAGCGCGGTCGATTGGGCGGCCCACGGCGAAGCCGAGGAAACCCTCGTTGAACTGCTGGACCTGTTGGACGGTGGCGGCGATCCAGCGAAAATTCTCGGGCTGCTGTACCGCGAGGACGGCCGGGTGGCGCGGACACCCAATCGCCCCTTGATGGAAGACATCAATACTCTTCCTTTCCCCGCGCGCGACATGGTCAACCTCCGCGACTATTCGGGGATCTACGTCGCCCACCACAAACACAACCAACACATCCTTTCGGGTAGAGGGTGCGTCAACAATTGCTGGTTTTGCGCGCGAACGGTGTGGAAACGGCAAAAGCCCTGGCAACGACTGCGACGTCCCGACAACATCGTCGCCGAATTGCGGGAAATGCGCGATCGCTACGGCGTGCGCGAGTATTTCGACATGGGCGACGAGTTCAACAGCTCCGAGAAGTGGGCCACCGAAACCGCCACCGCGATCGCCGACGCGAATTTGGGCTTGGATTGGCAAACGTTTTCCCGCTCGACGCCGGTTACCGACGAAATGGCGGCCGCGATGAAGGCTTCCGGATGTTGGTTGGTTCACCTCGGCATCGAATCCGGCAACCAGGCCACGCTCAACGGCATCGGAAAAAACATCACTCTGGAGCAGGCCCGGCAAGCCGCCGCCATCTACCAGCGTCACGGCATTAAGGTGGTTGGCTTGTTCATGTTGTTCAACGCTTGGGAACAGGATGGCCAATTCATGTACGAAGGCGTCAAGGAATCCGAGCAAACGCTCGCCTTTGCCCGTTCGATGCTTAAGGAAAAGCTGGTCGACTCGATCACCTGCTCGCCGGCCATGCCGTATCCCGGTGGATTGCTATTCGATGCCGCCATGCGCCACTCGATCATTCCGAAAGAAAAGTTCGACGATTGGGGCATCTGGGATCACGCCTGGAATTCAGTGATGACCCTTCCCGGCATTACCATGGCGGGAAAGTGGCGCGTGAAACTGAAAGGCATCTGGATTCAATCGTGGTCGTTGATTTTTTCTCGACACCTGAATTTCTCGCATGCCATTTGGGGTCGCGGCTTGGGGATGTTCAAAATGGTATTCGGCTCGATGGTGGATGGTTTTCTGAAAATCACCGGAAAAAAGCCGTCCCGACATTTCGGCCGCTATTTGGCCAGCTTCGAGGATTAA